Proteins from one Vespa crabro chromosome 11, iyVesCrab1.2, whole genome shotgun sequence genomic window:
- the LOC124428042 gene encoding BRCA1-associated protein gives MSSPIVLVSLCVIRIEIVNPNQEETISTMAARKMRGRREARDITLENYSCTTERPSPFLTSQGSSKPHLLPRANSEETSFTTCTSVSTSEGAEIIGATACSQSDQINFISGNPFVEVTKGILHLFKEDELTEMHSAADRSHTICMLSVPATMTCHDLLTFTAACHQDIQHVRILRDGNPNQYMALITFRSSSAASEFYETFNGAPYNSLEPDVVCHLVFVSKVEVGDNGMPLTGHTELPSCSVCLERMDESVDGILTILCNHTFHSSCLVKWGDTSCPICRYAQTPEPLADSHCMECAAGTSNEALWICLICGHIGCSRYHQGHAFEHYRDTHHCYAMQLGNNRVWDYVGDNFVHRLLQDKDGKMVEGGQTATKNEGAAMEEKVDSVQLEFTYLLTSQLETQRQYFEEKFNRLEQRSLSESTELREKLSQLMEENTKFKEQFTSFNREKQSLEKRLQHTTTKLTQVQSELKEEKELRSSLQINQTTWQTKYKELQEELSELKTAKESEVRDLQEQVRDFMFYFEAQKQIENSANRDEIAAGQIVIAPSPSGSKLKGSRSSKGHKRH, from the exons ATGAGTTCTCCAATTGTCCTGGTTTCGCTTTGCGTTATTCGCATTGAGATTGTTAATCCAAATCAGGAAGAAACAATTA GTACAATGGCTGCTAGAAAAATGAGGGGACGTAGAGAAGCAAGAGATATTACTTTAGAAAACTACTCGTGTACTACTGAAAGGCCATCTCCTTTTTTAACTTCTCAAGGATCTAGTAAACCACATTTATTACCAAGAGCAAACTCTGAAGAAACTTCGTTTACAACATGTACTTCTGTATCAACTTCTGAAGGTGCAGAAATAATTGGAGCTACAGCTTGTTCACAATccgatcaaataaattttatttctggaAATCCATTTGTGGAAGTTACTAAAGGAATATTACATCTTTTTAAAGAAGA tGAATTAACTGAAATGCATAGTGCAGCGGATCGCAGTCATACCATATGTATGCTGTCAGTTCCAGCAACAATGACTTGCCATGATCTTTTGACATTCACAGCAGCTTGTCATCAAGATATTCAGCATGTCAGAATTTTACGGGATGGTAATCCAAATCAATACATGGCTTTAATTACATTTCGTTCTTCg agTGCAGCTAGTGAATTTTATGAAACTTTCAATGGTGCCCCTTATAATTCTTTGGAACCTGATGTGGTATGTCATCTGGTGTTTGTGTCAAAAGTTGAAGTAGGAGATAATGGTATGCCCTTAACAGGTCATACAGAATTGCCTTCATGCTCTGTTTGTTTAGAAAGAATGGATGAAAGTGTGGATGGTATATTAACCATATTATGTAATCATACATTTCATTCAAGTTGCCTTGTAAAGTGGGGTGATACATCATGTCCAATTTGTCGTTATGCTCAAACACCAGAACCACTTGCAGACAGTCACTGCATGGAATGCG CTGCCGGAACAAGCAATGAAGCCTTATGGATTTGTTTAATATGTGGTCACATTGGATGTTCTCGTTATCATCAGGGACATGCATTTGAACATTATCGTGATACTCATCATTGTTATGCAATGCAATTAGGTAACAATCGTGTATGGGATTATGTTGGTGATAATTTTGTTCATCGTTTACTACAAGATAAAGATGGCAAGATGGTGGAGGGAGGACAAACAGCAACAAAAAATGAAGGTGCAGCTATGGAAGAGAAAGTTGATTCAGTTCAGTTagaatttacatatttattgaCATCTCAGCTTGAAACACAGCGGcaatatttcgaagaaaagttTAATCGACTAGAACAACGTTCTTTATCAGAGAGTACAGAATTAAGAGAAAAGTTAAGTCAATTAATGGAAGAAAATACAAAGTTTAAG GAGCAGTTTACATCATTTAATAGAGAAAAACAATCTTTGGAAAAACGCCTACAACATACTACAACTAAATTAACACAAGTTCAATCTGAactaaaagaggaaaaggaattaAGATCATCTCTTCAAATTAACCAAACAACATggcaaacaaaatataaagaattacaAGAAGAACTATCAGAATTAAAAACTGCAAAAGAATCTGAAGTAAGAGACTTGCAAGAACAAGTACGagattttatgttttattttgaagctcaaaaacaaattgaaaattcTGCAAATAGAGATGAGATAGCTGCTGGTCAAATAGTTATTGCACCAAGTCCTAGTGGTAGCAAATTGAAAGGTTCTCGTTCTTCAAAAGGTCACAAAAggcattaa
- the LOC124427818 gene encoding low-density lipoprotein receptor-related protein 6, whose protein sequence is MALGNFQSILAAWFLCSSISLCYGSPTLLFATHKDIRMANVSRANKVYTIVKDLSEGAALDFYYERGLVCWSDSGLEMIQCVPSNGTYTGEKMTVVNSSLISPDGLACDWYTGKLYWTDGEKNRIEVTSIDGQHRKVLFWTDIYQPRAVALAPMKSILFWTDWGDVPKIERAAMNGDPTTREVIVSDDIFWPNGLTVDYENELVFWADGRLKFIAVMDYYGKNRRKVISQGLDYPFAVTYFDNRLYWTDWKTWCVHAHDVRQIQAHPRELFHGEYIPGDIEVWDARRQPYGDHPCRQNNGNCSHLCLLSTKDPGYTCACPTGVKLLDNFTCAERPEELLLIVQRNEICKISLDSPDYTNFVLPLSDIKHAIAVDFDPVDEMLYWTDEEAFAIRRAYLDGSGQENIVTTEVANPDGIAIDWLARNLYWTDTGTDRIEVARLNGTSRKVLINEDLIEPRAIAVAPELGWMFWTDWNEKRPKIERSNLDGSERIILITKDIVWPNGIALDLERKKIYWCDAKTDKIEVCNMDGTDRREVITDNLPHLFGLSLLGDFLYWTDWQRRSIDRAHKLTGGEREVIVEPVPNVMGLKAIHLGQINGTSPCAHNNGGCSHLCLNRPDKYVCACQIGYELTKDKHTCVIPDAFLLFAKKENIGRVSIENANNDNIIPVTGVKDASSLDFDLKDNRIYWTDVKVKAITRAFINGSDVERVVDLGLEIPESLAIDWIAHNLYWSDTGTHRIEMVRFKGCSRRVLIWQDIIEPACLALDPERGHMYWAEWGNSGSIERARLDGSNRQVILAYIGRANGLTIDHAARKLYWADLFTPAIDSYDLQARKRKPIITKDIVYPFSITQYQDYIYWTDWNIGDIERANKTTGANRTKIHNKLESVTDLLVFHASRQSGWNPCAVNNGDCSHLCIALPGEDGGPSTSYKCSCPTHYNLAVDNRTCIAPRHFMIYSLRNIMGRFLPDSTDCPDIVMRVQGLKNVRSIEFDPITQHVYWIDGRNLSIRKTLDNRTHASVVISGGSGHPFDLALDPLGRLLFWSCATNDAINVTKLDNGSALGVVVKGEGEKPRNIAVHPEKRLLFWIDIGDKMKLLQSKMDGKQRVIIASDLEQPTSLTVDTVANIVYWAHGKQIEFSDFNGNNKRILVSTGQGVATHLSVLYDYLYWFDRELQVLERVNKKTGIRKKVLMNRALTDLITVRTPEDHIMESHVCSPFHDYGGCSHFCIGTTSPICSCPEYLVLSDDERTCRAAPACGDDHFTCAASSSTVDKDCIPAIWKCDGQRDCSDGSDELGCPACNHNQFRCQSGHCIDISWVCDGTPQCHDGLDEAHCCRTGQFQCIGSGVCISETALCNGWDDCADGSDEIPQTCTPTTDQSQSSGSGTEPTKSPYVITVVIMIAAIIAIVLGFCYYRKKFGSNEDVPNILHDSAGDPLSPKPNRVVKPILAQKNGRKDLKTEVEAVRMSALNGSSIGSSYDRSHITGASSSTRGSSTGGYPQETLNPPPSPATTANSTRCSSSNASRYKPYRYYRSINQPPPPTPCSTDVCDESDSNYPARYRYESEPFPPPPTPRSIYHSDAAMSCPPSPSSRSSTYFSPLPPPPSPVP, encoded by the exons ATGGCTTTAGGAAACTTTCAAAGCATCCTAGCTGCTTGGTTTTTGTGCAGTAGCATTAGCCTTTGCTATG GCTCACCTACATTACTTTTTGCTACTCATAAGGATATAAGAATGGCCAATGTTTCACGAGCAAATAAAGTTTACACTATTGTCAAAGATTTATCTGAAGGTGCTGCTCtggatttttattatgaacgTGGTTTAGTGTGTTGGTCTGATAGTGGTTTAGAAATGATACAATGTGTCCCTTCAAATGGTACATATACAGGTGAAAAAATGACTGTTGTAAATTCAAGTTTGATATCTCCAGATGGCCTGGCATGTGATTGGTATACTGGTAAACTTTATTGGACAGAtggagaaaagaatagaattgAAGTGACTAGTATTGATGGGCAACATAGAAAAGTTCTTTTTTGGACTGATATTTATCAACCTCGTGCAGTTGCACTTGCACCTATGAAAAGTATACTTTTTTGGACTGACTGGGGAGATGTAccaaagatagaaagagcaGCAATGAATGGAGATCCAACTACTCGTGAAGTCATTGTTTCTGATGATATATTCTGGCCAAATGGACTTACAGTTGATTATGAGAATGAGTTAGTATTTTGGGCAGATGGTAGACTCAAATTTATTGCTGTTATGGATTATTATGgcaaaaatagaagaaaagttaTCAGTCAAGGCTTAGATTATCCATTTGCAGTCACGTATTTTGATAATCGACTTTATTGGACGGACTGGAAAACATGGTGTGTACATGCACATGATGTGCGACAAATACAAGCACATCCTCGGGAGTTATTCCACGGAGAATATATACCAGGTGACATAGAAGTTTGGGATGCACGAAGACAACCATACGGAGATCATCCATGCAGACAAAACAATGGTAATTGTTCCCATCTATGTTTGCTAAGCACAAAGGATCCTGGATATACATGTGCTTGTCCAACGGGTGTAAAACTTTTAGATAATTTTACTTGTGCCGAAAGACCAGAAGAGTTGCTTCTCATAGTTCAAAGAAACGAGATTTGTAAAATATCTCTTGATTCTCCTGATTACACAAATTTTGTTTTACCATTAAGTGATATTAAACATGCAATTGCAGTAGACTTTGATCCAGTAGATGAAATGTTATATTGGACAGATGAAGAGGCTTTTGCCATTAGAAGAGCTTATCTTGATGGATCAGGtcaagaaaatattgttaCAACAGAAGTAGCAAATCCAGATGGAATTGCTATAGATTGGTTAGCACGCAACTTATATTGGACTGATACAGGTACTGATAGAATTGAAGTTGCCCGTTTAAATGGCACTAGCAGGAAGGTTCTTATTAATGAAGATCTGATAGAACCTAGAGCCATAGCTGTAGCTCCTGAACTTGGATGGATGTTCTGGACTGACTGGAATGAAAAACGACCAAAGATAGAACGCAGTAATTTGGATGGTAgtgaaagaataattttaattacaaaagaCATTGTTTGGCCAAATGGTATTGCATTAgatttggaaagaaaaaagatttattggTGTGATGCTAAAACAGACAAAATAGAAGTTTGCAATATGGATGGCACTGATAGACGTGAAGTTATTACTGATAATTTGCCTCATCTATTTGGACTTAGTTTATTGGGTGATTTTCTTTATTGGACTGACTGGCAACGACGTAGTATTGATAGAGCTCATAAACTTACTGGTGGTGAAAGAGAAGTTATTGTTGAACCAGTTCCAAATGTAATGGGATTGAAAGCTATACATCTTGGCCAAATAAATGGTACAAGTCCTTGTGCGCATAACAATGGTGGTTGTAGTCATTTGTGTTTAAATAGACctgataaatatgtatgtgctTGTCAAATTGGATATGAACTTACAAAAGATAAACATACCTGTGTAATACCAGATGCTTTTCTATTGtttgcaaagaaagaaaatattggacGCGTTAGTATCGAAAATgccaataatgataatattatacctGTTACAGGTGTTAAAGATGCAAG TTCTTTGGATTTTGATTTGAAAGACAATCGCATTTATTGGACAGATGTAAAAGTAAAAGCTATAACACGTGCTTTTATAAATGGTTCTGATGTAGAAAGAGTTGTAGATCTTGGATTAGAAATTCCTGAAAGTTTAGCTATTGATTGGATTGCccataatttatattggagCGATACTGGTACACACAGGATTGAAATGGTACGGTTTAAAGGATGTAGTAGACGGGTGCTTATATGGCAAGATATAATCGAACCCGCATGTTTGGCTCTTGATCCTGAAAGAGg tCACATGTATTGGGCTGAATGGGGTAATTCCGGTAGTATCGAACGTGCAAGATTAGATGGGTCTAATCGTCAAGTAATATTAGCTTATATCGGTCGAGCTAATGGCCTTACCATAGATCATGCAGCTCGTAAACTTTATTGGGCAGATCTATTCACACCAGCAATTGATAGTTATGATTTAcaagcaagaaagagaaagcccATTATTACAAAAGACATAGTATATCCATTTAGTATTACTCAATATCaggattatatttattggacCGATTGGAATATTGGTGATATTGAAAGAGCAAATAAAACAACAGGTGCTAACAGAACTAAAATACACAATAAATTAGAATCAGTGACAGATCTGCTAGTCTTTCATGCTTCACGACAATCGGGATGGAATCCATGTGCAGTTAATAATGGAGACTGCAGTCATCTTTGTATTGCTTTACCTGGAGAAGATGGTGGTCCATCAACTTCATACAAATGTTCTTGTCCTACACACTATAATCTTGCAGTTGATAATAGAACTTGTATTG cACCAAgacattttatgatatatagcCTTCGTAACATAATGGGTCGCTTTTTGCCAGATAGTACGGATTGTCCAGATATAGTAATGCGCGTACaaggattaaaaaatgttCGTTCTATAGAATTCGATCCAATTACACAACACGTATATTGGATAGATGGGCGCAATTTATCTATAAGAAAGACTCTTGATAACAGAACTCATGCTAGTGTAGTTATATCCGGCGGATCAGGACATCCATTTGATTTAGCATTAGATCCACTTGGAAGATTACTCTTTTGGTCTTGTGCTACGAATGATGCAATTAATGTTACTAAACTGGATAATGGTTCTGCCTTAGGAGTAGTTGTAAAGGGCGAAGGAGAAAAACCAAGAAATATAGCAGTACATCCAGAAAAAAGACTTTTGTTTTGGATAGATATAGGAGACAAAATGAAATTGCTACAAAGCAAAATGGATGGAAAACAAAGAGTGATAATAGCATCTGATCTTGAACAACCAACTAGTCTAACAGTTGACACTGTAGCAAATATAGTATATTGGGCCCATGGTAAACAAATTGAATTTTCTGAttttaatggtaataataaaagaatattagtATCAACTGGACAAGGTGTTGCTACTCACTTGTCTGTTCTATATGATTACCTTTACTGGTTTGATCGCGAACTGCAAGTATTAGaaagagtaaataaaaaaacaggcattagaaaaaaagttcTTATGAATCGTGCCCTAACAGATTTAATAACTGTCAGAACACCAGAAGATCATATAATGGAATCACACGTTTGCAGTCCTTTCCACGATTATGGCGGTTGTTCGCATTTTTGTATTGGTACAACTTCACCAATTTGTTCTTGTCCCGAATACTTAGTTCTATCCGATGATGAACGTACATGCAGAGCTGCACCTGCATGTGGTGACGATCATTTTACATGTGCTGCTTCAAGTTCTACAGTTGATAAAGATTGTATTCCAGCTATTTGGAAATGTGATGGTCAAAGGGATTGTTCTGATGGAAGTGATGAATTAGGTTGTCCAGCATGTAATCATAATCAATTTAGATGTCAAAGTGGTCACTGTATCG atatttcgTGGGTATGTGACGGTACACCACAATGCCATGATGGTCTTGATGAAGCACATTGCTGTAGAACTGGACAATTTCAATGTATCGGAAGTGGTGTGTGCATTTCTGAAACTGCACTTTGTAATGGTTGGGATGATTGTGCAGATGGAAGTGATGAAATACCTCAAACATGTACGCCTACTACTGATCAAAGCCAATCTTCTGGTTCTGGTACAGAACCAACCAAAAGTCCATATGTTATCACAGTAGTTATAATGATAGCTGCAATTATTGCCATAGTTTTAggcttttgttattatcgtaaaaaattcGGTAGTAATGAAGATGTACCAAATATTTTACATGATTCTGCTGGTGATCCACTTTCACCAAAACCAAATAGAGTTGTTAAGCCAATATTAGCACAAAAAAATGGTAGAAAAGATCTCAAAACTGAAGTAGAAGCTGTAAGAATGTCTGCTTTAAATGGAAGCAGTATTGGATCTAGTTACGATCGTAGTCATATAACAG gtGCATCTAGTTCAACCAGGGGCAGTTCCACTGGTGGATATCCTCAAGAAACGCTTAATCCTCCACCTAGTCCAGCCACAACAGCAAATTCTACAAGATGTTCAAGCAGTAATGCTTCTAGATACAAACCGTATAGATATTACAGGAGTATAAATCAACCACCACCTCCAACACCTTGCAGTACTGATGTTTGCGATGAATCAGATAGTAACTATCCTGCTCGGTATCGTTACGAAAGTGAACCATTTCCTCCACCTCCTACACCGAGATCTATCTATCATAGCGATGCTGCTATGAGTTGTCCACCATCGCCTAGTTCTCGATCATCGACATATTTCAGTccattaccaccaccaccatcaccagtTCCATAA
- the LOC124427821 gene encoding polyglutamylase complex subunit TTLL1 encodes MEKTKTAFCTDMDKSVIVHNFEKRGWSQVGPQDDWNVYWAATQSCRNIFSVETGYRMNDNQIINHFPNHYELTRKDLLVKNIKRYRKDLEREGNPLAERGSGSGKYLHLDFIPVTFVLPADYNMFVEEYRKSPQSTWIMKPCGKSQGTGIFLINKLSKLKKWSREVRNPFNPNLTKESYVISRYIDNPLLIGGKKFDLRLYVLVTSFRPLKAYLFKLGFCRFCTVKYDTSIQELDNIYVHLTNVSVQKHGDEYNSIHGGKLSLQNLRLYLESTRGKIVTEKLFSNISWCIVHSLKAVAPVMANDRHCFECYGYDIIIDNKLKPWLIEVNASPSLTSTTVNDRILKYKLVDNIISVVLSPSGIPDVRWNKRPRPEALDNFELLLDEELSTQEEKVNSIDKYRNLSGKWK; translated from the exons ATGGAGAAAACTAAGACTGCATTTTGTACAGATATGGATAAATCTGTGATAGTgcataattttgaaaaaagaggTTGGTCACAAGTTGGTCCACAAGATGATTGGAATGTTTATTG gGCAGCTACACAATcatgtagaaatatttttagcgTAGAAACCGGATATAGAATGAATGATAATCA gattataaatcattttccaAATCATTACGAATTGACCCGAAAAGATCttttagtaaaaaatattaaacgttaTCGCAAAGATTTAGAACGGGAAGGGAATCCTCTCGCAGAAAGAGGAAGTGGATCGGGAAAGTATCTTCATTTGGATTTCATACCTGTTACTTTTGTTTTACCGGCAG attacAATATGTTCGTGGAAGAATATCGAAAGTCACCACAAAGTACGTGGATTATGAAACCATGTGGGAAATCCCAAGGGAcaggaatatttttaataaataaattgagtaaattaaaaaaatggtCGCGGGAAGTACGAAATCCATTTAATCCAAATCTTACCAAGGAATCTTACGTTATATCTAG gTACATAGACAATCCACTTTTAATTGGAGGGAAAAAATTTGATCTTCGTTTATACGTTCTTGTTACATCTTTTCGTCCATTGAAagcttatttatttaaacttgGTTTTTGTCGTTTTTGTACTGTAAAATATGACACCAGTATTCAAGAACTGGATAACATTTATGTACACTTAACCAATGTTTCTGTACAAAAACATGGT gatgaatataatagtatacaCGGTGGAAAATTAAGTTTACAAaatttacgtttatatttGGAGAGTACGCGAGGGAAAATTGTAacggaaaaattattttcaaatatttcttggTGCATTGTACATTCGTTAAAAGCTGTTGCACCTGTAATGGCAAATGATCGTCATTGTTTCGAATGTTACggttacgatattattattgataataaattaaaaccaTGGCTCATtgag GTCAATGCTTCTCCATCATTAACATCGACAACAGTAAATGatcgaatattaaaatataaattagtagataatattatatctgtaGTTTTATCACCAAGTGGAATACCTGA tgtAAGATGGAATAAACGACCACGTCCAGAAGCATTAGATAATTTTGAACTCCTTTTGGACGAAGAACTATCGACACAAGAGGAGAAAGTCAATTCAATAgataaatatcgaaatttatctggtaaatggaaataa
- the LOC124427823 gene encoding probable 39S ribosomal protein L23, mitochondrial → MSTRWYPVYQKGNPQLRVFLPNFWLKLVQPEHKQPNNVVQFQCSMEMTRHDVANYLEKIYNVKPVRVRTRIALGKIKQLHGHHYVIKDDDVKIAYVILGKNQSFTFPDLFPKDENKKGPTLDDAKKEFQSYLDDCKEPNAPGWFRI, encoded by the exons ATGTCTACACGATG GTATCCTGTGTATCAAAAAGGAAATCCACAACTTAGAGTTTTTTTGCCAAACTTCTGGTTAAAATTAGTTCAACCTGAACATAAGCAACCTAATAATGTAGTACAATTTCAATGTTCTATGGAAATGACAAGACATGATGTGgcaaattatttagaaaaaatttataatgtaaaacCCGTTCGAGTAAGAACAAGAATAGCACTTGGAAAAATTAAACAACTACATGGTCATCATTATGTTATTAAAGATGATGATGTCAAGATAGCTTATGTTATTTTG GGTAAAAATCAATCGTTTACATTTCCTGATCTTTTTCCAaaagatgaaaacaaaaagggaCCAACTTTAGATGAcgcaaaaaaagaatttcaatcATATTTAGATGATTGTAAAGAGCCAAATGCTCCTGGATGGTTCAGAATTtag